The stretch of DNA ATGGTATATATGCATTTCAAGAACCAGTAAACGCCAAAGCAAAGAACATGAATTGTTAAAACGTCACATTCATTTTCAATCGAGATTGTTGAAGACTATAGATCATCCTCCTCCCACATCTTACACAGAATCAAAAACAAACCTGACAAAAGGTAGCATTTAACCAGCAACTATTCATTCCTCATGTGTTTTTGaataacatttttttgaaaACCCTTACTTTTCCCTCTCTTCTTCTACATTACTAGTTAGAGCAACAACTTCTGGCGGCGGTGTTACCTTGCATATTGGAGACGTTTATGGTGGTTCCTTGGGGAAGTCCAGAAGAGGCATTGGCCTGTTGTGCCGCCAGTGCCTTTTTACTCATGATATGATATATATCAAACAAAATGGTTTGGAATGCCTTCTCCACATTGGATGCCTCCAATGCTGAAGTTTCTAGAAAGGACAAACCTTCCTTCTCGGCCAAACCTTGAGCATCATCAGTAGGGACTGCTCTCAGATGATTCAGGTCAGATTTGTTTCCAGCCATCATGATAACAATGTTGGAGTCTGCATGGTCCCTTAGTTCACGGAG from Vigna unguiculata cultivar IT97K-499-35 chromosome 8, ASM411807v1, whole genome shotgun sequence encodes:
- the LOC114195365 gene encoding ras-related protein Rab11C-like produces the protein MAYKVDHEYDYLFKIVLIGDSGVGKSNILSRFTRNEFCLESKSTIGVEFATRTLQVEGKTVKAQIWDTAGQERYRAITSAYYRGAVGALLVYDITKRQTFDNVQRWLRELRDHADSNIVIMMAGNKSDLNHLRAVPTDDAQGLAEKEGLSFLETSALEASNVEKAFQTILFDIYHIMSKKALAAQQANASSGLPQGTTINVSNMQGNTAARSCCSN